The DNA region CTTTGACTAACGTTTTGGAGCCAACTGGTTCAGCCGTAGAAATGTAATGATTGACTGTTGCCCGAAAAATATTTTGATGTCTGAGATTAAGAATATTCTGAGCAGTCATAAATAGGGTGAGGACAAGTCAAGCCCGTAATTTGTTTGGCAAATCTTAAAAAAATATAAATATTTTTCTCAGTAGAAAATCAAAAAAAGTTATTTTTTTATAAAAAACGAACTCAATCTGTGGCAGTTAGTATAGCCGATTTTTTCCTTCGGTTAATAGCGCGGAACATTGCGGTCAACTAGTAGGGAATAAGCATCAATCCCTCCCATAATGTTTATGACATTTGTAAAGCCGTTCTGTTGTAGCCACTGGCACATTTGCGCAGAACGTATGCCGTGATGGCAAAGGACATAAGTTTCGGTATTGGGGTCAAAATCCTCAGAGATTGTGGGTGACCATTCTTCAAATTGGCTAAGGGAGAGGGTTTGAAAACCATCAAGTACAGCGATCGCCACCTCTTGGGGTTCTCGTACATCGATAAACTGCAAATCTTGTTCTAATTCTGCGGCGATCGCCACCTTTTCGGCAAAGGCTTGGACAGAAATTTCTTGAATGGGTGTGGTCATAAAGCTACTGATTTTTATTTTTTCGAACTAGAAAAAGATGCTTAGACTGTGGCCTCAAAAAAGTGGCGCAAAATTTAATTAATAATTTAAAAAATTTTAGGCTCTTTCTGCCAAGTATCGCTATTTTGTGTGCCTGGTGAACCGAATCAGCTCGGCAAAGTTAAGGAGTATTGCAGTTCCCGGCATCAGGCGCTCACCCCAATTTCAGAGTGGTACAAGTAAGGGCAGAGGCCATTAGCCACTTCAAGAATGCTTGGTATTCCTAGAAGACTGGCGATCGCCTCATTTCCCAGCACGACTTTTTTCAATACATATTTTGAAAAAACAGCCATTATTTTGAGTTTGTATGGATCTCGCAAATTTTCCGTGGTTATCCACGATTATTTTATTTCCCATCGCAGCAGCCTTATTGTTGCCGATCATTCCAGATAAAGATGGGAAAACCGTTCGATGGTTTGCCCTAACGGTCGGTTTAATTAATTTTGGTATTATTGTTGCCGCCTTTTATGTTGGGTATGACTTCAGTAGTCCTGACTTACAACTTGTAGAGAGTTATACGTGGGTCGAGGCGATCGATCTGCGGTGGTCAGTGGGAGCAGATGGTCTTTCGATGCCACTGATTTTGCTTACTGGTTTCATCACGACTCTGGCGACTTTGGCAGCTTGGCCAGTCACCTTTAAGCCAAAACTCTTTTACTTCCTGATGTTGCTGATGTATGGCGGTCAGATCGCCGTATTTGCAGTACAGGATATGCTCCTCTTCTTCTTCACTTGGGAACTTGAGCTTGTTCCGGTTTACCTAATTCTTTCCATTTGGGGCGGTAAAAAGCGCCTTTACGCAGCGACGAAGTTTATTCTCTACACTGCTGGGGGATCGCTATTCATTCTGATTGCAGCCCTCACAATGGCCTTCTACGGTGATACAGTCACCTTCGATATGACGGCGATCGCCAACAAAGATATCGGCATTAATCTGCAACTGTTACTGTATGGTGGTTTGCTCATTGCCTATGGCGTTAAGCTGCCTATTTTCCCTTTACACACTTGGTTGCCCGATGCCCATGGCGAAGCAACAGCACCAGCGCATATGCTTCTCGCCGGAATTCTCCTCAAAATGGGTGGCTATGCTCTCCTGCGGATGAATGCCGGGATGTTGCCCGATGCCCATGCCTTATTCGGCCCAGTGCTGGTGATTTTGGGTGTTGTCAATATTGTCTATGCAGCCCTTACATCCTTTGCCCAGCGAAATCTCAAGCGAAAAATTGCCTACTCATCCATTTCCCATATGGGTTTTGTGCTGATTGGGATGGCCTCCTTTACTGATTTGGGAACCAGTGGCGCAATGCTCCAAATGATTTCCCACGGTTTGATTGGGGCGAGTCTATTCTTTATGGTTGGCTCAACCTATGACCGTACCCATACCCTGATGCTCGATGAGATGGGAGGGGTTGGCAAAAAGATGAAAAAGATTTTTGCCATGTGGACAACCTGTTCTTTCGCATCCCTTGCACTACCAGGGATGAGTGGTTTCGTCGCCGAGTTAATGGTGTTTGTTGGGTTTGCCACCAGTGATGCTTACAGTCCAACTTTCCGAGTGATTATCGTTGTCCTTGCAGCGATCGGTGTAATTCTTACGCCTATTTACCTCCTCTCCATGTTGCGGGAAATCCTGTATGGCCCAGAAAACAAGGAGCTTGTAGAGCATGAAGCACTTGTTGATGCAGAACCTCGTGAAGTATTTGTGGTTGCTTGTTTGCTTATTCCCATCATCGGCATTGGTCTCTATCCCAAAGCTGTCACACAAATCTATGCTTCGACGACAGAGCATCTCACCGAAGTTTTACGGGCATCAGTGCCTAGCCTGAATCAAACAGCAAAGGCTTCGACAACAACATTCGATATGGCCGCTCTCCGCGCACCAGACATTGATAGAACATTTAGCCAATATCAATAGTCCCCATCAAGTCGCTTAACTTTAATGGCTTGTTGAGCAAAGTCCTCTACTAAATTCAGTAGAGGACTTTTTGTTGTGAAAGACTTTTATAGAGATCAATGGCAGATAACTTAGTTCGATGAGCTTGAAGTATTGCTGACAGAACTGGTTGAGACGATTTCAATGCGGTCAGGATTGCCGAAAAAGTCTTGGGAAATATCGATCAACATGGAAGCGAGAGGCGTTAATTGCCAATGTCCATCAAGGCTTTGTAAGAGTTGATCCTGTTGTTTGCGATAGCCACGGATATCCCAGGTGCCATTGTTGATAATGGCAAACCACACATCGCCATGTTCACTGGTAGGGATCATGCCAGCTAAGGCACTAACTTGGTTGAGGGTTCCGGTTTTTGCGATAATTCCTTTGGGCATTTTGCGGTCAATCATGGTGCCGCGTTTATCACGTCCAGCAACAGGAAATAAATCAGAAATCGCCAAGGTTTCAGAGTCAATAGACTGGTCAATCGCCTGAAACATCATCACTGCTGCCCTTGGAGAAATACGATTTTCCACGCCTAAGCCTGATCCATTAATCAGTTGGAGTTCATTTTCAGGAATGCCAAGGTCTTGGGCAACTTGTTTGCCCATTTGTGGGCCGCCGCCTAAGTTTTGGGCAATCATTTCGGCGATCGCATTATTACTGTAGATATTCATCAGTTTTAAAATTTCTGACAGCACCAAAGATTTATGGATTAAAATCTTGGTCGCATCACTAGGCAACGACTCTAAACGCTTAACGCCACCGGAAATTGACATCTGAGGTTTTGTTGTCGCAGCTTTCATCGTGCTAAATTGGCGGCTCACTTCTCCATTCCAGAGACGGTGATCCATTCCCATGCGGAGTGTCTGGGCAGAAACCACTGGATCAATTGCATAGTTCATCGCAAAATTGCCCACGACAATTAGATCTCCCTGTACCTGACGAATACCCGCTTTATTCAGTGCATTACCCAGGGCGATCGCCTCTTCCCATACAAAGAGCGGATCACTACCTCCTTCAATAATCAGATCACCACTCAAAACACCATTATTAATTGATCCTGTGCGATAGATCCCTGTCTCAAACTGATGCGTTAAAGACCATTTATTAATTGCAGCTAAAGTTGTTGCAACTTTTGTCAAAGATGCCGCAGACAATGCCTCCTTCCCCTGATGTTGCGCTAGAGGTAACCACTGTGACTGAATCCAAATACCTTGGCGGCTAACCGATTTTCCCTGTTCCCCTAGCTGAGCAACATACCGCTCGACAATTTGTTGAACCGTCGGGTCATCTTGATAACTAAGTTCAAATACCGCTGTATTTTCCCAAGTCAGCGGACGATACGGAATAATATCTGGCGGCGCGTCTGGCTGTAAAAAATTGGCCATAAAACCAACAAAACCGAGACTGATCGCTTTAAACATGAGAGATTAATGAACCCTTTTAAAAACACAAAGGAAAGAAAAAATGTGCCATGTGACCTCTGATGGTAACACCGAAAATTCCATCATTGGTATCAGAAAGCACGAATCAGCCTTCTGGTAATATGTTGAAGGCATTTATTCCAAATCAACATGTCATCAACACGCGCAAAAATAGCTATAGACGCCATGGGGGGAGATTATGCCCCAGAGGAAATTGTTGCTGGAGCAATCCGAGCAGTAGAAGAACTTGACGTTGAGATTTTTCTTGTTGGTGACCCCAAACTTATCCAAGAAAGTTTAGATCAACACCTCAAAACCCCCTCAGAATTTGTGCATATTGTTGAGGCAGAAGGGGTTGTTGAAATGTGCGAAGAGCCCCTTGTCGCCATCCGCCGTAAGCCAAAAGCATCCATTAATCTAGCAATGCAGCTTGTGCGCAAGAAAAAAGCGGATGCGGTGGTTTCCGCAGGTCATTCCGGTGCAGCGATGGCTGCAGCTCTTTTAAAATTAGGCCGTATTAAAGGTATTGACCGTCCTGCCATTGGCGCTGTATTCCCAACTCTTGATCCCGAGCGCTCTGTGATTGTGCTTGATGTGGGAGCAAACGTCGATAGTAAGCCCAAATATCTTGAGCAATTTGCTTTGATGGGAACAATTTATAGCAAATATGTGCTCGGCAATAACGAGCCACAAGTTGGTTTACTTAATATTGGTGAAGAACCTTCAAAAGGTAATGAGCTTGCTCTCAAAACCCATGAACTTCTCATGGGAAATTCGGCGATTCCCTTCAAAGGAAATGCTGAGGGAAGAGATGTTCTTTCTGGTGAATTTGACGTTGTTGTCTGTGATGGTTTTACCGGCAATATTTTGTTGAAATTTGCAGAATCCGTCGGCTCAGTGCTTCTCCAAATTCTTAAGGAAGAATTACCTCGTGGTTTACGCGGTAAGGCTGGCGCAATGATCTTAAGGCCTAATCTTAAACGTATTAAGCAAAGAGTTGATCACGCGGAACACGGCGGCGCGCTGCTATTTGGCGTCGCAGGTGTTTGCATTATTAGCCACGGTAGTTCTAAGGCTCCTTCGATTTTTAATGCCATTCGATTAGCAAAAGAAGCGATTGATAATGAAGTCATTCAGCGTATTAAAAGCTATACAGAAGAGCATCAAAAACAGGCTAAGCAGGCTGTGACTAACGAAGGATAATTAGAAAAAAAGCATTTAATGAATTACTATCAGATGAATCATCTCCGAGGAAGTAAGGGAGTCGAGCATTGAAATTTGATGGGGCAGGTATTGCCATTACGGGGAGTGGGTCAGCTACTCCTCAATCGGTTGTCAAAAATGATGATCTCAGTCAGTTAGTCGAAACCTCGGATGATTGGATTCGGACGCGCACAGGCATTCGTAATCGACATTTATTGGAAGAAGGTAGTAGCTTAAGTGAACTAGCAGCTACTGCAGCAAAACGGGCGATCGCCTCGGCAAATCTTAATCCTGAAGAGATCGATTTGGTGCTTCTTGCCACATCAACTCCGGATGACCTTTTTGGAAGTGCAGCCAAGGTTCAGCATTTAATTGGTGCAAAAAATGCAGTTGCATTTGATCTAACTGCAGCTTGTTCTGGTTTTGTGTTTGGTTTAGTGACGGCCGCGCAATATCTGCGCACTGGTGCTTTCAAAAATGTTGTTGTGATCGGCGCAGATATTTTATCTCGTTGGGTAGATTGGGGTGATCGCACGACCTGTGTTCTCTTTGGTGATGGCGCTGGGGCAGTGGTGTGTCAGCGGAATGATGTCGATCAGCTTCTCGGTTTCGAAATGTATAGCGATGGTAGCCAAAACCACTGCTTAAATCTTTCCTATCAAGCAAATCCTAAATATTTAGTACATGATGTCACCATCCAGCAAGGGCAATACGAAGCGGTCACAATGAATGGTCGGGAAGTTTACCGTTTTGCTGTGGCCAAAGTGCCGGAAGTTGTTGAAAAAACATTGTTCCGAGCTGATTTGGCGACCGATGATATTGACTGGCTAATTTTGCACCAAGCCAATCAAAGAATTATTGATGCCGTTGCAAAGCGTCTAAAACTACCTCAAGAAAAGGTGATTGCGAATTTACATGAGTATGGCAATACTTCGGCAGCTTCTATTCCCCTTGCTCTAGATGAAGCGATTAAAGCTGGCAAAGTTAAGGCTGGTCACACGGTTGTGATCTCCGGTTTTGGGGCTGGTTTGTCTTGGGGAGCTGCGGTTTTCCGTTGGGGTAATCCTTAATAACAGTATCGTATGTTTGTTTCGATCATTCTGGTGTGACAGGTTCCGCGGCCGGGGCGATCGCCTGCTTTGCGATCAGAACTTCGAGCACATCCCGAACAATGGGAGCAGCAACAGTACTACCATATGAGTTTTTCGCCATGGGTTCATCAATGATTGCCATGACAACATAGCGTGGTTTCTCGACTGGAAAAATACTGACAAAACTTGTGATTTTTTTGCCGACCAAATACACACCATTCTTTGCTTTTTGGGCTGTTCCAGTTTTTCCTGCAATACGATAACCATCGATTCGGGAGGCTTTCCCACTACCATCCTCAACAACTGTTTCCATCATCTCCACAACATCTTTTGCGGCAGCAGCTGAAAAAATCTGAGGCGGTTTTGACGTGACAATT from [Leptolyngbya] sp. PCC 7376 includes:
- a CDS encoding rhodanese-like domain-containing protein, which codes for MTTPIQEISVQAFAEKVAIAAELEQDLQFIDVREPQEVAIAVLDGFQTLSLSQFEEWSPTISEDFDPNTETYVLCHHGIRSAQMCQWLQQNGFTNVINIMGGIDAYSLLVDRNVPRY
- a CDS encoding NAD(P)H-quinone oxidoreductase subunit 4, translated to MDLANFPWLSTIILFPIAAALLLPIIPDKDGKTVRWFALTVGLINFGIIVAAFYVGYDFSSPDLQLVESYTWVEAIDLRWSVGADGLSMPLILLTGFITTLATLAAWPVTFKPKLFYFLMLLMYGGQIAVFAVQDMLLFFFTWELELVPVYLILSIWGGKKRLYAATKFILYTAGGSLFILIAALTMAFYGDTVTFDMTAIANKDIGINLQLLLYGGLLIAYGVKLPIFPLHTWLPDAHGEATAPAHMLLAGILLKMGGYALLRMNAGMLPDAHALFGPVLVILGVVNIVYAALTSFAQRNLKRKIAYSSISHMGFVLIGMASFTDLGTSGAMLQMISHGLIGASLFFMVGSTYDRTHTLMLDEMGGVGKKMKKIFAMWTTCSFASLALPGMSGFVAELMVFVGFATSDAYSPTFRVIIVVLAAIGVILTPIYLLSMLREILYGPENKELVEHEALVDAEPREVFVVACLLIPIIGIGLYPKAVTQIYASTTEHLTEVLRASVPSLNQTAKASTTTFDMAALRAPDIDRTFSQYQ
- a CDS encoding D-alanyl-D-alanine carboxypeptidase, translated to MFKAISLGFVGFMANFLQPDAPPDIIPYRPLTWENTAVFELSYQDDPTVQQIVERYVAQLGEQGKSVSRQGIWIQSQWLPLAQHQGKEALSAASLTKVATTLAAINKWSLTHQFETGIYRTGSINNGVLSGDLIIEGGSDPLFVWEEAIALGNALNKAGIRQVQGDLIVVGNFAMNYAIDPVVSAQTLRMGMDHRLWNGEVSRQFSTMKAATTKPQMSISGGVKRLESLPSDATKILIHKSLVLSEILKLMNIYSNNAIAEMIAQNLGGGPQMGKQVAQDLGIPENELQLINGSGLGVENRISPRAAVMMFQAIDQSIDSETLAISDLFPVAGRDKRGTMIDRKMPKGIIAKTGTLNQVSALAGMIPTSEHGDVWFAIINNGTWDIRGYRKQQDQLLQSLDGHWQLTPLASMLIDISQDFFGNPDRIEIVSTSSVSNTSSSSN
- the plsX gene encoding phosphate acyltransferase PlsX; translated protein: MSSTRAKIAIDAMGGDYAPEEIVAGAIRAVEELDVEIFLVGDPKLIQESLDQHLKTPSEFVHIVEAEGVVEMCEEPLVAIRRKPKASINLAMQLVRKKKADAVVSAGHSGAAMAAALLKLGRIKGIDRPAIGAVFPTLDPERSVIVLDVGANVDSKPKYLEQFALMGTIYSKYVLGNNEPQVGLLNIGEEPSKGNELALKTHELLMGNSAIPFKGNAEGRDVLSGEFDVVVCDGFTGNILLKFAESVGSVLLQILKEELPRGLRGKAGAMILRPNLKRIKQRVDHAEHGGALLFGVAGVCIISHGSSKAPSIFNAIRLAKEAIDNEVIQRIKSYTEEHQKQAKQAVTNEG
- a CDS encoding beta-ketoacyl-ACP synthase III; this translates as MKFDGAGIAITGSGSATPQSVVKNDDLSQLVETSDDWIRTRTGIRNRHLLEEGSSLSELAATAAKRAIASANLNPEEIDLVLLATSTPDDLFGSAAKVQHLIGAKNAVAFDLTAACSGFVFGLVTAAQYLRTGAFKNVVVIGADILSRWVDWGDRTTCVLFGDGAGAVVCQRNDVDQLLGFEMYSDGSQNHCLNLSYQANPKYLVHDVTIQQGQYEAVTMNGREVYRFAVAKVPEVVEKTLFRADLATDDIDWLILHQANQRIIDAVAKRLKLPQEKVIANLHEYGNTSAASIPLALDEAIKAGKVKAGHTVVISGFGAGLSWGAAVFRWGNP